In Gracilimonas sp., a single window of DNA contains:
- a CDS encoding Atu2307/SP_0267 family LLM class monooxygenase gives MELGIYTFVENTPNTDTAKVLHPAERLENLMEEIEMADKLGLDVFAIGEHHREEYVSSSPSTLLAAAATRTNNIKLSSAVTVLGSEDPVRVYQQFSTIDLLSKGRAEIMVGRGSFVESFPLFGYDLKNYEELFLEKLQLLLKLRESEVISWEGKHRPNIDSKGVYPQPYQEKLPVWRAVGGTPKSAYEAGAMGIPMAIAIIGGQPAQFKQMVEIHRQGAKDYNEPEQPISINSHGFIADTTQEAADIAFPAFKTTMDKIGKERGWPPMSRQQFDASITLKGANVVGSPQDIIDKIMYQHEIFGHDRFLLQMSVGSVSHDKLLRSIELFAKEVAPAVREKLS, from the coding sequence ATGGAACTTGGTATTTACACTTTTGTGGAAAATACACCTAACACGGATACTGCAAAGGTACTTCACCCAGCCGAACGCCTTGAAAACCTGATGGAAGAAATTGAGATGGCCGATAAGTTGGGACTGGATGTTTTTGCGATCGGGGAGCATCACCGGGAAGAGTATGTATCATCCTCGCCGTCAACACTGTTGGCAGCAGCGGCCACGCGGACCAATAACATCAAGCTGAGTTCAGCCGTAACCGTGCTGGGTTCGGAAGATCCGGTTCGGGTGTATCAGCAGTTTTCTACCATTGATCTTCTTTCTAAAGGGCGGGCTGAAATTATGGTGGGGCGAGGATCTTTTGTCGAGTCTTTTCCTCTTTTCGGCTATGATTTGAAAAATTATGAGGAGTTATTTTTAGAGAAACTGCAATTATTGCTAAAACTGAGAGAAAGCGAGGTTATTAGCTGGGAAGGAAAACACCGACCTAATATTGATAGCAAAGGAGTTTATCCTCAACCGTATCAGGAAAAATTACCGGTTTGGAGAGCGGTAGGGGGAACGCCGAAGTCAGCTTATGAAGCAGGGGCAATGGGCATTCCGATGGCGATTGCCATAATTGGAGGGCAGCCGGCACAATTCAAACAGATGGTGGAGATTCATAGACAAGGTGCTAAAGATTATAATGAACCTGAACAACCGATCAGTATAAATTCCCACGGATTTATAGCCGATACCACTCAGGAAGCTGCCGATATTGCTTTTCCGGCTTTCAAGACCACGATGGATAAGATCGGAAAAGAGCGCGGATGGCCACCTATGAGCCGCCAACAGTTTGATGCTTCCATTACTTTAAAAGGAGCAAATGTAGTAGGGAGTCCGCAGGATATTATTGACAAGATCATGTATCAGCATGAGATATTTGGTCACGATAGGTTCTTACTGCAAATGAGTGTGGGTAGTGTTTCACACGATAAATTACTTCGTTCTATTGAGCTTTTTGCAAAGGAAGTGGCGCCGGCGGTGAGGGAAAAGCTTAGTTAA